A stretch of the Panicum virgatum strain AP13 chromosome 9N, P.virgatum_v5, whole genome shotgun sequence genome encodes the following:
- the LOC120687329 gene encoding terminal uridylyltransferase 7-like, giving the protein MADASSSGGGEPHPSASSSTTTPPLPASLDGSLLLHLLQNPPPTHPRAETLAPAPVAHHFFVDPAVAAVGPLFAGPPQMQEDSFAWSSASAPQPHQHQLRFPDPRFFPGEPYAALGGGGGRSGDAVRAERPRPGAPPPGFCKPLHPPAAARDASNTFGGAPNREQNHHRNRDLCRTSNKELQTALLFAGGREALGRMPYVEQQAMPNIGGSDAAESVMYREQQQDRLLSQTPPDMNTNRSFGRMPLREQHTLTITGGRMLHGDQYAHPIQGGRMQHSDQGQQGPFLTNMAQREQMWQGFREEKDHALPKLPNANAHDTFGKAPVKELHHVIVPAGSSIPVGHWEDQVNGLEDGRLMEVVLEHVIDGKVVAEAKNIEVSYQKSKVRFAGQDEKEENDWGEEGSIIEQITESLVIDDNVEAKGVLLKKTVPRSKDFRSDFSRGHHVSNQRIRFQRRNRPCRYDIDRFTPSFLSIFESLVPSEEEIARQKQLLTSLSRIINKEWPNSKLYLYGSCANSFGFSNSDIDLCLSIDDKGMSKVDIILKLADILQAGNLQNIQPLTRARVPIVKLTDPETGLSCDICVNNLLAVVNTKLLRDYAQIDRRLQQLAFIVKHWAKSRRVNETYQGTLSSYAYVIMCIHLLQLRRILPCLQEMEATYFVTVDENNCAYFDQVDKLSNYGAHSRDTVSRLLWAFFHYWAYEHDYTRDVISIRTGRIISKERKDWTRRVGNDRHLICIEDPFELSHDLGRVVDKFTIKILREEFERAANILQFDPNPSATLFEPYVPPPIPNLMQEGTVNAAEVDL; this is encoded by the exons ATGGCTGACGCCTcttcctccggcggcggcgagccccaCCCTTCCGCCTCATCATCCACCACCACACCCCCCCTGCCGGCGTCCCTCGACggcagcctcctcctccacctcctccaaaaCCCTCCCCCTACCCACCCGCGCGCTGAAACGCTCGCCCCGGCCCCCGTCGCGCACCATTTCTTCGTCgatcccgccgtcgccgccgtgggcCCCCTCTTCGCCGGCCCGCCACAGATGCAGGAGGACAGCTTCGCAtggtcctccgcctccgccccgcaGCCGCATCAACACCAGCTCCGGTTCCCCGATCCCCGATTCTTTCCCGGAGAACCCTACGCTGCtctaggtggcggcggcggcagatctGGGGATGCGGTCAGGGCGGAGAGGCCTCGGCCGGGGGCGCCACCGCCTGGGTTCTGCAAGCCGTTGCATCCGCCCGCTGCTGCCCGTGATGCCTCAAATACGTTTGGTGGAGCACCCAACAGGGAGCAGAACCACCATCGTAACAGGGATTTGTGTAGGACGTCGAATAAAGAGCTACAGACTGCTCTACTTTTTGCTGGTGGTCGCGAGGCACTTGGAAGAATGCCTTATGTAGAGCAGCAGGCAATGCCAAATATTGGTGGTAGTGATGCAGCTGAAAGTGTGATGTacagggagcagcagcaggatcgCCTTTTGTCACAGACGCCGCCTGATATGAACACCAATAGATCGTTTGGCAGGATGCCTCTTAGAGAGCAGCATACACTTACTATCACAGGTGGCAGGATGCTACATGGAGATCAGTATGCACATCCAATCCAAGGAGGCAGGATGCAGCATAGTGATCAGGGTCAGCAGGGACCCTTCTTAACCAACATGGCACAAAGGGAGCAGATGTGGCAGGGATTTAGGGAGGAAAAGGACCATGCCTTGCCGAAACTGCCGAATGCTAATGCCCATGATACCTTTGGTAAGGCACCGGTAAAGGAACTGCACCATGTGATAGTACCTGCTGGCAGTTCAATTCCGGTGGGTCACTGGGAGGATCAAGTGAATGGTTTGGAAGATGGCAGACTAATGGAAGTAGTTTTGGAGCATGTAATAGATGGAAAGGTGGTAGCAGAGGCAAAGAATATTGAAGTATCATATCAAAAGAGCAAGGTTAGATTTGCTGGGCAggatgaaaaagaagaaaatgatTGGGGGGAGGAGGGTTCTATAATTGAGCAGATAACAGAAAGcctggtgattgatgacaatgtTGAGGCCAAGGGAGTATTATTGAAAAAGACTGTCCCAAGGAGTAAG GATTTCAGATCAGACTTTTCAAGAGGGCATCATGTATCAAACCAGCGAATAAGATTTCAGAGAAGGAACAGACCATGTCGATATGACATAGATCGATTCACACCTAGTTTCTTGTCAATTTTTGAATCATTGGTCCCCTCAGAGGAGGAAATCGCAAGGCAGAAGCAACTGTTAACATCTTTAAGCAGAATAATAAACAAGGAATGGCCTAATTCAAAACTATACCTCTATGGATCATGTGCCAATTCTTTCGGTTTCTCAAATAGTGATATTGATCTTTGTCTCTCAATCGATGACAAGGGAATGAGCAAGGTTGATATTATATTGAAACTGGCAGACATTCTACAAGCTGGAAATCTTCAGAATATTCAG CCATTAACTCGAGCAAGGGTCCCAATAGTGAAGCTTACGGATCCGGAAACAGGGCTTTCCTGTGATATATGTGTCAATAATCTTTTGGCAGTTGTTAACACGAAACTTCTACGAGATTATGCACAAATAGATAGAAGGTTACAACAGTTGGCATTTATTGTGAAGCATTGGGCTAAATCTCGGCGTGTAAATGAAACTTACCAAGGGACACTTTCTAGTTATGC CTATGTAATAATGTGCATCCACCTCCTACAGTTGCGAAGAATACTCCCATGCCTACAG GAAATGGAGGCCACTTATTTTGTCACGGTGGATGAAAATAACTGTGCTTATTTCGACCAAGTGGACAAGCTAAGTAACTACGGTGCTCACAGCAGAGACACCGTATCACGGCTGCTCTGGGCCTTTTTCCATTACTGGGCATACGAGCATGATTACACAAGGGATGTCATATCAATTCGTACTGGAAGGATTATTAG TAAGGAGAGGAAGGATTGGACGAGACGGGTTGGAAATGACAGGCATCTCATATGCATCGAAGATCCATTTGAGCTCTCCCATGATCTCGGTCGCGTCGTTGACAAGTTCAccatcaagatacttcgggaggAATTTGAGCGAGCTGCAAATATATTACAGTTTGATCCGAACCCCAGCGCCACGCTCTTTGAGCCATACGTGCCCCCTCCAATACCGAACCTGATGCAAGAAGGAACTGTGAATGCCGCAGAAGTTGACCTATGA